A part of Aegilops tauschii subsp. strangulata cultivar AL8/78 chromosome 2, Aet v6.0, whole genome shotgun sequence genomic DNA contains:
- the LOC109745042 gene encoding U-box domain-containing protein 9 → MAKPPPAEEEAAALRRRLRRLVATITAGGAGAEAFDEAAAALAALREAQVGGSRKGAPGEETRSANEAESVPAQFLCPISSKIMRDPVVVESGQTYDRRYIAEWFSAGNQMCPQTQQVLLNTTLVPNLLIRSLIAEWCTENGFALSPLENQEEDHTCNSEQRTFDEIFNKITSSSNSTERKQAIKGLRLLTKRSSEFRAVLEERPDSISQMTFARFSNPGLQNDPQVVEDMVTIILNFSLHDSNKKIIGDDPEAIPFLIWALKSGDMGSRSNSAAAIFTLSALDSNKEKIGELGAIEPLIDLLEHGSIIAKKDAASAIFNLCMLHENRSIATRGGIVDVAIRAIGDQSLVEEFLAILALLSSNYDMVELMIEFGGATCMLQAMRESECKRSKENAAVVLFSICMYNRAKLKEIETDENTNGSLASLAQNGTPRARRKAAAILEMMKKTKNMHMHNRHSSC, encoded by the exons ATGGCGAAGCCGCcgccggcggaggaggaggctgcGGCGCTACGAAGACGGCTGCGGAGACTCGTGGCCACCATCACCGCCGGTGGTGCCGGCGCTGAGGCGTTCGACGAGGCGGCCGCGGCTCTCGCAGCGCTCAGGGAGGCGCAAGTCGGCGGGAGCCGAAAGGGTGCCCCCGGAGAGGAGACTCGATCCGCGAACGAGGCGGAGTCCGTGCCGGCGCAGTTCTTGTGCCCGATCTCGTCCAAGATCATGAGGGATCCCGTCGTCGTCGAGTCTGGGCAG ACCTACGATCGTCGTTACATCGCGGAGTGGTTTAGTGCAGGGAACCAGATGTGCCCGCAGACCCAGCAAGTGCTCTTAAACACAACTCTGGTTCCTAACCTCCTCATTCGGAGCCTGATAGCAGAGTGGTGCACGGAGAATGGGTTTGCCCTTTCACCACTTGAGAACCAGGAGGAAGATCATACTTGCAACAGTGAGCAGAGAACATTTGATGAAATATTCAACAAGATAACTTCATCATCAAACAGTACTGAACGGAAGCAAGCAATTAAGGGTCTTCGGCTCCTTACCAAGCGCAGCAGTGAATTTAGAGCTGTTTTAGAAGAGAGGCCAGATTCCATATCACAAATGACCTTTGCACGGTTTTCTAACCCAGGATTACAAAATGATCCACAAGTAGTGGAGGACATGGTGACTATAATTCTCAACTTTTCACTACATGATAGCAATAAGAAAATAATTGGAGATGACCCAGAAGCAATCCCGTTTCTCATATGGGCACTAAAATCAGGAGACATGGGGAGCCGCAGCAATTCGGCAGCTGCCATCTTCACTCTGTCCGCTCTTGACTCCAACAAGGAGAAGATTGGTGAGTTAGGGGCAATTGAACCTTTGATTGATCTTCTTGAACATGGCAGCATCATAGCAAAGAAAGATGCGGCATCAGCTATTTTCAATCTTTGTATGCTCCATGAGAACAGATCAATAGCTACAAGGGGTGGGATCGTCGATGTGGCAATCAGAGCCATCGGAGATCAGTCTCTTGTGGAGGAATTCTTGGCTATACTTGCTTTATTGTCAAGCAACTATGACATGGTAGAGCTCATGATAGAGTTTGGTGGTGCCACTTGTATGCTCCAAGCAATGAGGGAGAGTGAGTGCAAGCGCAGCAAAGAGAACGCGGCGGTAGTCCTCTTCTCAATCTGTATGTACAATAGGGCAAAGCTGAAAGAGATCGAGACAGACGAGAATACAAATGGCTCACTGGCTTCTCTTGCACAGAATGGGACTCCAAGAGCAAGGAGGAAGGCTGCCGCCATCCTggagatgatgaagaaaacaaaaaacatgcacaTGCACAACAGGCATAGTTCTTGTTAG